One Festucalex cinctus isolate MCC-2025b chromosome 3, RoL_Fcin_1.0, whole genome shotgun sequence DNA window includes the following coding sequences:
- the lmod2a gene encoding leiomodin-2a: MSGSRTKAETYEDVDENELLASLSCDELRQLEEELEDLRPDDCVPIGLRQKDQTAKGPTGSFDRDALLKYWEDENSKNLGQGDRPDKSRGQQGDSRTQEERRNTPQKGKRLQNLSKKSVEKTDESQKEVRTDFPEKKGPLKTMAMTTEGLIGFDGASGNPIVIKEALEKVLRDDPSTSEVNLNNIQDISQETLLRFAEALTSNTHVVVFSLANTRADDRVATAISKTLSQNRSIRNLNIESNFVSGAGILALLEALTRNSSLVELRFHNQRHICGGKVEMEMVRLLRENTTLLKLGYHFDLPGPRMAATGILTRNQDQERQRRLQRKKEQSPVEVSTQTSSKKQTSKINLRRNPNVVATSIGGQPRVLEDDLTFTSRFHQSKKEQSLADACTQTSHKRPTSKVNLYRNPTGVAPPSGEVPTRKIAEMVKHHEGSKAVFNQKKPKSNNLKNGTNDKESVDILKELKNSLKPSLLRKRDESSRPLPPSLQRSGRDDLMAAIRGSGIRSLKRVSQT; this comes from the exons ATGAGCGGCTCTCGGACGAAAGCCGAGACGTACGAGGACGTGGACGAAAACGAGCTGCTGGCCTCGCTCTCCTGCGACGAACTGCGGCAGCTGGAGGAGGAACTGGAGGACCTTCGACCCGACGATTGCGTCCCCATCGGCCTGAGGCAGAAGGACCAGACGGCTAAAGGCCCCACAGGGAGCTTTGACAGAGATGCGCTGCTCAAGTACTGGGAGGACGAGAACAGCAAAAACCTTGGACAG GGGGACCGTCCGGATAAGAGCAGGGGCCAACAAGGGGACTCCAGGACTCAAGAGGAGCGGCGGAACACGCCTCAAAAGGGGAAACGGTTGCAGAATCTTTCCAAGAAAAGTGTGGAAAAGACAGATGAGAGTCAAAAGGAAGTGCGGACTGATTTTCCTGAGAAGAAGGGTCCATTGAAGACCATGGCGATGACGACAGAGGGCTTGATTGGGTTTGATGGAGCAAGTGGGAACCCCATTGTCATCAAGGAGGCTTTGGAGAAAGTCCTGCGTGATGATCCCAGCACAAGCGAAGTGAACCTCAACAACATCCAGGACATCTCCCAGGAGACTTTGCTCCGCTTCGCCGAGGCTCTGACCTCCAACACCCACGTCGTGGTCTTCAGCCTGGCCAACACCCGTGCCGACGACCGCGTGGCCACGGCCATCTCCAAGACGCTCAGCCAGAACCGGTCCATTCGAAACCTGAACATCGAGTCCAACTTTGTCTCGGGGGCCGGGATCTTGGCTCTGCTGGAGGCTCTGACCCGCAACAGCAGCCTGGTGGAACTTCGCTTCCACAACCAAAGGCACATCTGCGGTGGCAAAGTGGAGATGGAGATGGTGCGGCTCCTCCGGGAGAACACCACATTGCTCAAGCTCGGCTACCACTTTGATCTACCGGGTCCAAGGATGGCAGCCACCGGGATTCTGACTCGGAACCAGGACCAGGAGCGACAGCGGCGGCTCCAACGCAAGAAGGAGCAAAGTCCTGTTGAGGTGTCCACTCAAACTTCATCAAAGAAACAGACGTCCAAGATCAACCTTCGCAGAAACCCCAATGTGGTTGCCACTTCAATTGGGGGACAGCCTCGGGTCCTTGAAGATG ATTTGACCTTTACTAGTCGTTTCCACCAAAGCAAGAAGGAGCAGAGTCTTGCCGATGCGTGTACTCAAACGTCACACAAGAGGCCGACTTCCAAAGTCAACCTTTACAGAAATCCCACCGGGGTCGCCCCTCCCAGCGGAGAGGTGCCCACCAGGAAGATTGCAGAGATGGTCAAACACCACGAAGGCTCCAAGGCCGTGTTCAATCAAAAGAAGCCAAAGTCCAACAATCTGAAGAACGGCACCAATGACAAGGAGAGCGTGGACATTCTCAAAGAGCTCAAAAACTCATTAAAACCGTCCCTGCTGAGGAAGAGAGACGAGTCATCCCGTCCTCTGCCGCCATCGCTCCAGAGATCCGGTCGTGACGATTTGATGGCGGCCATTCGAGGAAGCGGCATCCGGTCCCTGAAAAGG GTGTCGCAGACTTGA
- the LOC144016536 gene encoding uncharacterized protein LOC144016536 produces the protein MEMNASDEYDEDDELNACVIQRDIHHACRQTFVKSARSLSASTAENLRVLAAIEQGDTWTLKALLRRPAAFREADGAGWLPVHRAACQPSPEVLGIVLTLAGELNLDARTADGGGETALTLAVKGGRAGNVRSLLEGGAQPNALNAKNESPLLLAVRASSYEMASALVSHGAWVEQACSKKRTAVHEAARTGHVDVLMLLLRNGGRVNHKDSGGVTPLAAAAERGHVAVVEILLNCGSDVNSQACNGESVLQDAAGSGNTLCIRLLLDNGADPNLHSHTGHLPLHKAAYAGHYEAVKLLLPPVTSKRALKEAGLSPLHSAAEGGQSGCLSLLLSRGLDVNRRMSARTYRDQRRSALYFAVSNGDGECARLLLAAGAKPDLDPLSCLLVAVRSGRRRLARMLLDARADVNRRFGEVSDTLFPTALQYCLKDPPMMRLLLNAGYDADSCFRCRHDRDGRRQDEDEDDHEDDHDDKIPFCDFMSLCCLAHLAGGVVRTLLDYVDRVRICSKLAAILQKQPEWAHICDVLGSPRPLSHLCRLLIRRRLTLKRLNNGEIMNSELFPPRLRDFILYREYDPPQGDQA, from the exons ATGGAGATGAACGCGTCGGACGAGTACGACGAGGACGACGAGCTGAACGCTTGCGTCATCCAGCGCGACATCCATCACGCCTGCCGACAGACCTTCGTCAAATCGGCCCGCAG CTTATCGGCGAGCACGGCGGAGAACCTGCGCGTGTTGGCCGCCATCGAGCAAG GCGACACGTGGACGCTGAAGGCGCTGCTGAGGCGGCCGGCGGCCTTCCGGGAGGCGGACGGCGCCGGCTGGCTGCCCGTCCACCGAGCCGCCTGCCAGCCCAGCCCGGAGGTGCTCGGGATCGTCCTGACAC TGGCAGGCGAGCTGAACCTGGACGCCAGGACGGCGGACGGCGGCGGCGAGACGGCGCTCACCTTGGCCGTCAAAGGCGGCCGCGCCGGCAACGTTCGCAGTCTGCTGGAGGGCGGCGCCCAGCCCAACGCGCTCAACGCCAAGAACGAGTCGCCGCTCTTGCTAG CGGTCCGCGCGTCCTCGTACGAGATGGCGAGCGCGCTGGTGTCTCACGGCGCTTGGGTGGAGCAAGCGTGCAGCAAGAAGAGGACGGCGGTGCACGAGGCGGCCCGGACGGGACACGTCGACGTCCTCATGCTGCTGCTCAGGAACGGCGGCCGCGTCAACCACAAGGACAGCGGCGGCGTCACGccgctcgccgccgccgccgagcgAGGACACGTCGCCGTCGTCGAGATCCTGCTCAACTGCG GCAGCGACGTGAACTCGCAGGCGTGCAACGGCGAAAGCGTTCTGCAGGACGCGGCCGGCTCGGGAAACACGCTCTGCATCCGACTGCTGCTGGACAACGGCGCCGACCCCAACCTGCACAGCCACACCGGACATCTGCCCTTGCACAAGGCCGCCTACGCCGGACACTACGA GGCGGTGAAGCTGCTGCTGCCGCCGGTGACCAGCAAGCGGGCGCTGAAGGAGGCGGGGCTGAGCCCGCTGCACTCGGCGGCCGAGGGCGGCCAGAGCGGCTGCCTGTCGCTGCTGCTGTCGCGCGGCCTGGACGTCAACCGGCGCATGAGCGCGCGCACGTACCGCGACCAGCGGCGCAGCGCCCTCTACTTCGCCGTGTCCAACGGCGACGGCGAGTGCGCGCGGCTGCTGCTGGCGGCCGGCGCCAAGCCCGACCTGGACCCGCTCAGCTGCCTGCTGGTGGCGGTGCGCTCGGGGCGCCGGCGGCTGGCGCGCATGCTGCTGGACGCCAGGGCCGACGTCAACCGCCGCTTCGGCGAGGTGAGCGACACGCTCTTCCCCACCGCGCTGCAGTACTGCCTCAAGGACCCGCCCATGATGCGGTTGCTGCTCAACGCCGGCTACGACGCCGACAGCTGCTTCCGCTGTCGGCACGACCGCGACGGACGCCGgcaggacgaggacgaggacgaccACGAGGACGACCACGACGACAAGATACCC TTCTGCGACTTCATGAGTCTGTGCTGCCTGGCGCACCTGGCGGGCGGCGTCGTGCGCACGCTGCTGGACTACGTGGACCGCGTGCGCATCTGCTCCAAACTGGCGGCCATCCTGCAAAAGCAACCCGAGTGGGCGCACATATGCGACGTGCTCG GCAGCCCTCGCCCGCTGTCGCATTTGTGCCGTCTGCTGATCCGAAGACGTTTGACGCTCAAGCGACTCAACAACGGCGAGATTATGAACTCGGAGCTTTTCCCGCCTCGGCTGCGAGACTTCATCTTGTACCGCGAGTACGACCCCCCCCAAGGAGACCAAGCGTGA